In Emys orbicularis isolate rEmyOrb1 chromosome 16, rEmyOrb1.hap1, whole genome shotgun sequence, a genomic segment contains:
- the ISG15 gene encoding ubiquitin-like protein ISG15, which translates to MALWLSVKLLSGETHRLEVTSTTTVSAFKAQIAKKTGVSPYQQKLACQNGAYMELRDGSRLSDYQLNPGDIVLLMVKNEEPITIFVKNDKGRTGTYTVLPSDGVTQFKGRVQQQENIQAEQFWLSFEGKPLEDGHKLGDYNIAPHCTIFLHLRLRGG; encoded by the coding sequence gccctgtGGCTCAGCGTGAAGCTGCTGAGTGGCGAGACGCACCGCTTGGAGGTCACCAGCACGACGACCGTCTCGGCTTTCAAGGCCCAGATTGCTAAGAAGACGGGGGTGTCCCCGTACCAGCAGAAGCTGGCCTGCCAGAACGGGGCCTACATGGAGCTGCGCGATGGCTCCCGGCTCTCCGACTACCAGCTCAATCCTGGAGACATCGTCCTGCTGATGGTAAAGAACGAGGAGCCCATCACCATCTTCGTGAAGAACGACAAGGGCAGGACCGGCACCTACACCGTCCTCCCCTCCGACGGGGTCACCCAGTTCAAGGGGCGGGTCCAGCAGCAGGAGAACATCCAGGCGGAGCAGTTCTGGCTCAGCTTTGAGGGGAAGCCGCTCGAGGACGGCCACAAGCTGGGAGATTACAACATCGCCCCCCACTGCACCATCTTCCTGCACCTGCGTCTGCGGGGGGGCTGA